The following DNA comes from Oncorhynchus mykiss isolate Arlee chromosome 16, USDA_OmykA_1.1, whole genome shotgun sequence.
GGGTGACTTCTGtccggccactctaccataaaggcctgacttggagtgctgcagtgagagttttccttctggaaggttctcctctccccacagaggaactctggagctctgtcagtgaccaggtcttggtggtttcaaatttcttccatttaagaatgatagaggccactgtgttcttcgggaTCTTcgatgctacagacatttttcgacacaatcctgtctcggagctctacggataattccttcgacatcatggcttggtttttgctctgatatgcactgtcaactgtgggaccttatatagattgGACATAATTGGGAAAGGAACACACCAATctattaaatttaccacaggtggactccaatcaagttgtagaaacatctcaaggatgatcaatgaaaacaggatgcacctgagctcaattttgagtatcatagtaaagggtcagaaaaaggtcatgttttttttttttgttgcaaacatttctaaaaatctgttcgctttgtcattatggggtattgtgtgtagattaatgaggaaaataatacatttcagaataaggttgtaacgtaacaatatgtggaaaaagtcaagggtgtctgaatactttccgaatgcactgtactccCTTAATTTATCATGTATTGTCAATGCTCAATAGGGGGAAGCCTCTTGTATGATTGAATCCTCCTCCTCATTGTACTTGGGTGTAGActttgtgtgtcccaaatggaactattccctatataatgccctacttttgaacagagcccatagggaatagagttctatttgggatgcagccctgcTCTTGATCAGTGGGACGGAACCATTCCCTCCAGGCATCTACGTTGACATGACAGTTTTTCTGTTACACTGTGACAGCGCCACACAGGATCAATTGACTTCCTACCAAGCGTAGTTACTTTTGGGCAAGACCGAGTACAGCGCCAATCCATGTGGTTAAGACAGTAAAACAGTATTCTCATTCTCTCACTCACAGATTCTCTCACACATTTTCTCTCTTCGTCTCCCCCTCAGTGCTTTATGGATCGTACTTGTCAGCTCCTGTGTGTGACAGGGCGTAGAGCTTTTCAGCGCTGCTCTCCAGCCGCTCCCTGTACTCCAGGTGGGTGTAGTTGCCGGGCAGGACGCCCTCCGTGCCATGGAGCAGCCCCCAGCAGCAGCAGGCGATCACCGCCGTACTGTCACTGTCACCTGGAATTGGGGGAGAAGTAGGTGAattggggagggagatggatgtAGAAGTGACTAAAatagatgagggaggaagaggtgggagagggagggaaagagaagaaggAGGGGCAAGAGAGGAATCAAGTAGATGGAGGTGGGTGGGTTACTGAGGTGAAGTTATGTGGAAGTGGATTCTAAATGCAACCATGTGGCCTGGGGTTGGTCTTGTAGTTTGTGCCACCGCTGTCAGTGCTCACAGTTACAAATATGTCCCACTCCCCTTCTGGCACACTCCTATCTCTTATTGACTGGCTAGCTGTCCAATAAACACCCGACAATTATGAAGGAGTGAAAATAAATATGGTTTTCAAAAAAATGCACACCCAATCTGAATCAAACGCACCTCTTATTTGCTTTTGATTAGTAAGGCGGGATGGTAGCATCTCACAATTGGATTTGCAGGACTTCccccagacaaaaaaaaaaagaaagctaAGTAACATTATGCCTTCCCATTGCAGTCACTGTATTCTTTATATACAGGAGAACTATCGCCTTGTGGCGAGGATAGCAGAGTTGCAAACTTGGCTTCAggcgcaatcgttaggcaagggcaatctaagtgtaggaaaggatgatgcagcgtctgtgccaccagtaaatacaggtGGTATTGTTAATCCCTCTGCACCGTCTTAGCCAGACgattttctcatggcttctggaaagAAATGCTTTCGACATGCACAACCAGTGTCGCTCATTCTGCAGATTTAGAAActtttcaaccggttttccccactAAGCAACAAGCCTGATTCAGAGCCTGAGCCATCTCgggtctctcctccacccgttaaGGGGTCTGAgccgccgaagcctcccaccattagctctgacaaattgaaaacccaagtcattggtgactccattacccgcaataTTAGACTTAAATAGAATCATACATTGTTTACCACGGGGCAGAGCTACCGATgtaaaggctaatctgaagatggtgctggctaatgCTAAAACTGGCAAGTGTGGAtggtatagggatattgttatccacgtcggtaccaacgatgttaggatgaaacagaggtcaccaagcgcaataTAACTGTTAACAATCACTgtttgaaaactgttttctgcccctcccaaaagatagactTTGTACATaactggccctctttctgggactcccCCACAAAcaggcctgctgaggagtgatggactccatccAAGATGTAAGGGcgctctcatcccatctatcaaCATACACCAGGCTCTATCTCTTCTAGCTCcacaggctgttagccagcctgccagcttaagtggagtctgccactagcacagtcggTATAGTCAGCTCATGTCTGTGCCTTGATCTGGGTCGGACAAAACTAAACATGCCGGTATACGCCTTGATATCTCACTGGtaataaagaccacctccattcctgtcattattgacaGAGATTGTGATAATTTTTGttttccctttatttaactaggcaagtccgttaagaacaagttcttattttcaatgacggcctaggaacagtgggtaaactgccttgttcaggggcagaacgacagattattttaccttgtcagctcggggattcgatcttgcaacctttcagttactagtccaaagctaaccactaggctacctgccgccccaatatctaacatctcaaaataggactacttaatgttagatccctcacttccagaACAgtcatagtcaattaactaatcacggATCATaaacttgatgtgattggcctgattgaaacatggctcaagcttgatgaatttactgtgttaaatggaGGCCTCCTGGTTACTTGTGACCGTATCTCCTGCGCAATTTACCCTCCAAGAcaattttcgtcttttgagcttctcgTCAAGAACTCTTTTCAGCCTACTCAATCacattttatagctactgtttataggcctcctgggccgtatacagaGTTCCTCATTGCATTCCCATCGGACCTTATaatcatggcagataatattcaaatgttTGACTTGAATaatcacatggaaaagtccacagtcccactccaaaaggctttcggagccatcatcgactcagtgggtttgtccaacatgtctccggaccaaCTCATTGCCACAGTAATAACCTGGATCTAGTTTTGTgccgtggaataaatattgtggatctaaatgtttttcctcgTAATCCTCGAATATCGGACCACCatcttattacatttgcaatcgcaAGAAATAATCTGGTCAGACCCCAGCCAAGAATGATCAAAACCTGTGCTATATATTcttggacaacccaaagattcctaaatacccttccagactccctccgcctacccaaggacgttgGAGTACAAACATATGTTAACCGCTTAacaccctagatgcagtcgcaacTCTAAAAACTTAAAATATTTGTCACAAGaaattagctccctggtataACAGAAAATGCCAGAGCCCTGAAGTAAGCTTCCAGAGAACCGGAACAGAAATGgcgctccaccaaactggaagtcttccgactatcttgggaagacagtaccgtgcaatatcgaagagccctcactgctgctcgatcagaCTACTTTTCCAGCCTAAATTTGAGGACAataaaaacaaaccaaaataaaAGTTCtatactgtcacaaagctaactgAAAAGCAGCACTTTCCATGTtttatactgtcgcaaagctaactaaaaaccagcattccccaagagaggatgacctTCACTTGAGCGGTgatgaattcatgaacttctaAGACTAAAAGattatgatcattagaaagcaaattacggactcagTTGTCCTGAATCTGCATAGGCTCACTTGAGTTTTTTAATCCTGTATCTTTCGATACATTCacgaaaatagtcatggcctctaaaccttccagATGCTttctggaccctattccaacttaactactgaaagagctacttcctgtgcttgaaCCTTCTATGTTGAACATAAGTAACTGTTTCCTATCCtatggatgtgtaccaaactcactagaagtggcagtaataaagcctctcctgaaaaagccaaaccttgatcgTGCCAATAtagaatctcccattcctctcaaaattttggggaaaagctgttgcgcagcaacacactgccttcctgaagacaaataatgtatacgAAACACTCCAGTCTGggtttagaccccatcatagtactgagactgcacttgtgaaggtagtaaattaccttttaatggcatcagaccaaggctctgcaccTGTCCTCGTACTCTTAGACCTTTGTGGTGATCGGTTGGTCTACAaggacaagttcttgcctggtttagatcttatctgtcggaaagatatcagttcgtctctggatggtttgtcctccgacaaatcaattgtatgtttcggtgttcctcaaggttccgttttaggacgactattgttttcactatatattctacctcttggtgatgtcattcggaaacacaatgccaactttcactgctatgcggatgacacacagcatTACATTTAGAtgacatggtgaagccccaaaagtGCCTACCCTGGGAGCCTGTGTTTCAtccataaggaagtggatggtggaaaatgttttacttttacactatgacaaaacagagatgctagttctaggtcctaagaaacaaagagatctgctgtttgAGCTGACGGTCTTGATGGTTAGTacagtctcaaataaaactgaaggaccttggtgttactctggaccctgatctctcttttgacgaacatatcaagaatatttcaagggcagctttttcccatcttcgtaacattgcaaaaatcaaaaacgttttgtccaaaaatgatgcagaaaagctaatccatgcttttgacacttctagattagactactgcaatgctctactctctggCTACCCAGATAAGGCACTAAATAATCTTTAATTattgctaaatacagctgctagaatcttgactagaaccaaaccaTTTCATTATTTTACTCCAGTGCTAGACCATCTACACTGgattcctgttaaggctagggctgatttcaaggttttactgctaacctacaaagcattacatggacttggcCTTAcccatctctccgatttggtcctgccgtacatatctACACGTTTTGTTATACTCTActtgacatgatcttcctgtcttgtcttggaggagatcttcatgggctatactcagccttgtctcatgGTAGTACGTTACTGGTCTGTTGAGATCCCTCTAGTGGTGCGAGTGCTGCGCTTTTGTAAAGTGGATGGGGTTATagcctgcctggttggccctgtctgggagTTTCGTCAGACAGGGTCACAGTGTCCCCACGTCTCAGCCGCCAGTATCTATCTTGCAAAATCTATTCTCTGtgtggacctgagccctaggaccatgcctcaggactacctggcctgagatgactcctggctgtccccagtccacctggttgtgcagCTGATCTAGCTcatctatgaaaagccaactgacattaactcctgatgtgctgacctgttacaaccactgattattatttgaccctactggtcatctatgaacatttgaacatcttgaagaacgatctggtgttaatggccatgtactcttatctccacccggcccagccagaagaggactggcgacccctcagagcctggttccttatctaggtttcttcctaggctcctgcctttctagggagtttttcctagccaccgtgcttctacatctgcattgcttgctgtttggggttttaggctgagtttctgtataagcactttgtgacattatgCTAATGTAAAAatagctttataaatacatttgatcttAATTGTTTTATCTAGAAAAGAGTAATGTCTGACTTATAATTTAATACAATCTCTACAGAAAGTCCTGTGAAGTAAACAATGCATGGAATGCGAGTATAAAAAAAAGTGGCCCAAGAGACCACACAAACCTTAATTTAAGCATATAGTTTATGTATTTCCTATATTCAGACAGTGTTGCCAATATTGTCCTTTCTAAGATGGCCATCAAGTCACTCACTACCAAGAAATTGTGACAAACACACAAGTGTCACATTCCCGGCGGATCACATTgcattgcatcaaccaatggttgcatgCCACGTCCTTTACTGCGCAGTCGAGCATGAGATTGCTATATCATATGATGTGATTAGCTGAAATTTTAAACAGCTATCCAGatgttgtaagatctggcatgtgTCAGCAATGTAGTCAGACAGGAATGCGGCCAAACCATAGAGATCGATAgaactcatctttgtatctgtgccattatagcgtctgtgacggcatctccattttgaagtagtcaattgTCTTCGCGATTGGCTGATGACCTAGTTGGACAGGactccaacagggtcaccagaagggatcagccaatgaagttggaagtcccacccagttaactacattaaaatggtggaagccctcaatggtgctgccTATGCTAATAaggccttttggccactagaagCCTCTAGCATTCTCTAAGGCAAAACACTGCACTGTGAACTGACCTCCATGGAAGCCCTCACGGCTCATCAGCTCCTCCCAGTCTGACCCCTGCCCCAAGCAGGGCATCCAGGGCGATCATTGGAGCGCCGTGGCCGCTGCGGCCCGCCCAGCCCTTCAGGCTGAAGCTCTTATAGACCTCGTCTCTCTCCGCCGGCCCACAGGACGCCGGCCAAAGCACGGGGCCCGTCCTCTCGGAGAATACCTCTCAGCTCCAGGTACCTATGGAGGGGAAGGGGGTCATAGAAGGGGATGGAGGTGTGTGGGGAAGTTGCCCCTAGATAATAATCTTGgttcgtttttttttattttacccactaatggttagggttagaattgggggaggggaagctgatcctagatacCTCTGGGGAAACGTCACTCCAGAGCAGACTTGAATGCTTTTACATTGATTTTGTTTTTTCATTCCTTATTTACTGTACATCAGCATGTAATTAATTCCACCTTTCAGCCAGCTGCCTCGACTTGCTGAGGGTTATGGTTTGAAATCATAAGCTAAGATCTGTATCCATCCACATTATTGAAATGGAATGTTGCCAGTCATTTGattgtgtattatactgtataaatGTCATCCAATGTTATTGACCTTGACATGAAAAAAGTGTCTTGGCAAATAACGAACTTAAAATGATATGGCAGCTCAACCAAAACACACCCGCCCCCTATTGATTTTCATGTTATCATTGATGTTATTGTTTATTCTTACCACTCCCACTTCTCAGTGAAGTatccccagtctctctgtctccctgacaGCAAAGCCCTGAAATTAAACAAAAGCTCTTGGCGATTGGACAGGCCTCCTTGACCAGGCCCAGCCCCCAGGTCGTGATTGGTCGGCACTGGACGGCGTATGAGGTGAAGAGCGCCGACACCACAGCACCGAGGAAAACGGTCGGGTGAGGGTGGGTCATCCTTCCTGTTTCCACAGCAATGGCCACCAGAGtggacagctgctctggacacgGGTACCTAGAAAGGGAGATAAGTGGTGGTGGATCTGAACATGGTAGGTGCATGTTTGACTACATTGTGACCCAATCCCTTCCACCCATCTGGAATGCTCCATGTGTATTTTCTGCCATGTTGGTAAGAGTGCATTTACATCTACCAGATGATGGATGACTAAGTACCGTCTCTTATATGTAAAAAAAGTTCAGTGGTGCAACTGTAATATTACCTTGGCCCATATTCCTAAAGCGTcacagtaggagtgctgatctgggtTCTGTCCATATAATCTCATTCATTattatctaaaaggcaaaactgatcctaaagcAGCACTCCTACTCTTCATTAgcttagggcctaatgaatttttcaattgactgatttccttctatgaactggcACTCAGTAAAATAcgtatttgaaattgttgcacgttgtattcatgtttttgttcagtgtatattctctctctctcacacacacacacacacacagtccgatGCACATAGACCTCATGGCTGCCCCACATCCGGTGCCATCAGGGCTGTAAGGGCACTCTGAAGCCCCCTTCAGTTCCCGGCCTCAACTGGGACACTCGTAAGGGTACAAGAGAGTGCAAATGAGGTCTAGAGTGTTTGTCACAGTACAAAAAATAAATGTAGGAACAAAGAAAAACATTTtgatagtgcatttggaaagtattcagtcctCTCTACTTTTTccaccttattctaaaatggatcagtGTTTTTCCccacctcaatctacacacaataccccatactttttttatttcacctttatttaaccaggtaggcaagttgagaacaagttctcatttacaactgcgacctggccaagataaagcaaagcagttcgacacatacaacgacacagagttacacatggagtaaaacaaacacagtcaataatacagtataaacaagtctatatacgatgtgagcaaatgaggtgagataagggaggtaaaggcaaaaaggccatggtggcaaagtaaatacaatatagcaagtaaaacactggaatggtagatttgcaatgggagaatgtgcaaagtagaaataaaaataatggggtgcaaaggagcaaaatacagtagggaaagaggtagttgtttgggctaaattataggtgggctatgtacaggtgcagtaatctgtgagctgctctgacagttggtgcttaaagctagtgagggagataagtgtttccagtttcagagatttttgtagttcgttccagtcattggcagcagagaactggaaggagaggcggccaaagaaagaattggttttgggggtgactagagggatatacctgctggagcgtgtgctacaggtgggagatgcaatggtgacaataatgacaaagcaacaaagttttttttaaagaaatggattaaaaattaaaaactgaaatattacatttacataagtattcagaccctttactcagtactttgttgaagcacctttggcagcaattatagccgtctttcttgggtatgacactacaagcttggcacacctgcaatTGGGGAGTTttgcccattcttctctgcagatcccctcaagctctgtccggttggatggggaacgtcgctgcacagctattttcaggtctctccagaaatgtttgatcaggttcaagtctgggctatgGCTAgaccactcaaggaaattcagaggcttgtcccgaagccattcctgcattggctgtgtgcttagggttgttgttctgttggaaggtgaaccttccggTTCTGCGTTCcggtagcaggttttcatcaaggatctctgtacttccctgagctcaatttcgagtctcatagcaaagggtctgaatacttatgtaaataaggtgtttctgtgttttatttttaatacatttgcaaaaatgtctctaaaaacctgttttcactttgttattatggggtattgtgtagattgatgagagaaaaaatatagaatgtaacaaaatgtggaaaaagggaaggggtctgaatgcgcTGTACACATATCAGAGGAGATTTActagatttaaaaaatacaaatatatctaAACGTTGTTTGGACAAAATATTATGTGTTGCCTAAGATGCTTGATGGCCCTGGTTTCCTTCCTTCCATGTCTTTCATGCCCTCGACATAACGAGCAGCCACATCCTGCAGAAGCTCCTCCCCTTCCTTTCCTGCGAGAGAGTCAAACCAAACCTATTCACAGAGGCAACCCATCGAAACACAACACCCTTAGGTAAGTAGACATCTGTAAACAATGAGCAAACCATTTTGATTTTGGCCTCACCGGTGGCGAGCGCTTCTGCAGTGGCCAGGTGCAAGACTGTGTCATCACTGACCGGCCAATCAGAAAGCTGTGCTGTGATGTTCTTCAGCCCACCAAGCTCTTGCAACTCCTGAGGAAACAAAGATGTGAGTGTTGCCCAATTCTAAAATCAACCCTTTGCTCTAACACCTTGGTACTTCATGTAGAACTGAAAGATTGGATTGGTAGGCATATTAGCAGTGGTATGATAATGGCTCAACCTTTCTCTTTAAAAGGCTAGCTAGGTGGTTACACATTATACCCCTTACTACTTAAACATTATCCAATCCTTTCAGATGTATACTAGTGCCTGGTGTCTATAGGTCCTGAGGTTCAAGTTGGAACCAGTCATATGAATGGGAGTAGTACTGAATGCCATAGAATTATAACCTGAATCCACACTGTTTCACTTCACGATAAAGTAAAATAGTGCAATGCAGTTGGGATCCAGGCTCCCATCCTCCTGGGTCATTTCCAGATTGCCCACCTGGTGAATGGCTGGCTCTGAATCGTTATACTCCCACAGCTGGTTGCGGTAGCCCAGGGCATCGCCAACCCCACTCAGCAGCCTTGTAGTCCTGGAGGGTGGCAGGCCTGGCAGAGGGGAGGCGGGGATGGGTGTATAAGAGGGAATGAGTTAATACAATTGGTTGTGGCTCTGAGAAGGTTTAGTTGACTGGGTAAAATTGTATAACAttttatgtaaatgtattataaGGGTCATTTCTACTGTCCGATGCCTTTTCTGTCCACCTGAAATATCACTTATTATTTAGTGTTAAATGTGGATTAAAAAAGGCTTTAATGATGAGGCTACCAAGcggcgtagcggtctaaggcactgcatctctgtgcaaGAGGtgacactacagtccctggttcaaatccaggctgaatcacatctggctgtgattgggagtcccaaaaggcggagcacaattggcccagcatcatccgggttttcccccggggtaggccatcattgtgaataagaattagttcttaactgacttgcctagttaaataaaggtaacatttttttttttaaaggattcagtgccttcagaaagtattcacacattgTGTTACAAccttaattgaatccattttaaattaaggctgtaactggcctacacacactaccccacaatgtcaaagtgcAATTATGTTTGTAGAAATTTTTACAAGTGAAttacaaatgaaaaactgaaatgtcttgagtcaataactatgaggagtaaaaatgtgttgcataataaattgcatggactcactctatgtgcaataatagtgtgtaACATGAGAATGGCTTACCAAGAAAaacatccagaaggacaacttcAAGGTAAAAAGGAGTTGGAGCGCTTGACAAAAAAAAGGTAGTGATTTATTTTTGTTGACTTTAATCCATTGTACAGGTTGCGAACAGTTGACGGACGTTTCAACATCAAGTTGATGTCTTCCTCAGGTGAATCACATGATTTTTCACCTCATCTCtttaccccacacatactgtaaggtccctcagtcgagcagggaatttcaaacagattcaaccgcaaagaccagggagattttccagtACCTCGCAAAGAAAGTCACCCATTggtagattggggggggggggggggggggggggggggggggagggacattgaatatccctttgagcatggtgaaataattaattacactttagattacactaccgttcaaaaagttggtcacttagaaatgtccttgtttttgaaagaaaaacacattttttgtcctttaaaataacatcaaattgatcagaaatacagtgtagacattgttaatgttgtaaatgactatactAGTTGGACATTTTTAATGGGatttctacataggcgtacaaaggccaattatcagcaaccatcactcctgtgttccaatggcacgttgtgttagctaatccaagtttagcgttttaaaaggataattgatcattagaaaacccttttgcgaatgttagcacagctgaaaactgttgtcctgattaaagaagcaataaaactggcctttagattagttaagtatctggagcatcagcatttgtgggttcgattacaggctcaatggctagaaacaaatctctttcttctgaaactctattccatgtgagaaattggcaagaaactgaagatcttgtacaacgctgtgtactactcccttcacagaacagtgcaaactggctctaaccagaatggaaagagtgggaggccccggtgcacaactgaccaagaggacaagtacattagagagtGTGTAGATTGAacaacagacgcctcacaagtcgaCTCCGCTAGCCCATTCCTctctccagtgtctgttcttttgctaatcttaatcttttatttttgttggccagtctgagatatggctttttctttgcaactctgcctagaaggccagcatcccagagttgcctcttcactgttgacattgaggacttgtgaggcatcccCCCAGACTTAAATTAGCAGACTTAAATTAGTGTTCAGTTGGCATCTTGAACATTTACAATGGATAATCAATCATGTAAAAGCAACAGAGGTGCAAATTATTAAACAATTGATTACTTAAGAGTTTATATTGCTCATGTATTGTTTGGTTGCAGAATTTTACGAATGAAAATCGGATATCAACTCGTTTTCTTATTTATGGTGTCCAAATGGGGCATCGATTAACAGAAAACAAATACATTCCAAATGTATCCCATTTTTCATTTTGTTCAAACCTGGAAGTACACACCCCCTAATAGAATATTTACTGACATGGTAGGTGTTTGTTTACGGTCTGGGTTGAGCTGCAGTGTCGGCAGCTCAGCAAAGCGATTAGACATTTGTGTGACAGGACGATAAAAATAGTAATATTAGTTAAGATAATGTAGTTAGCATCCCAATAGAACGAACTCAACAACAGCTGAAAAACGTTGGCTTGCACTACCTACTGACTAACTAGCAGGCTGGCTGGCCAGCCCTACCTAGCTACTGGCTATAGTCATGCTAGCTAGAAGTAACTAGTGGAA
Coding sequences within:
- the adprh gene encoding LOW QUALITY PROTEIN: ADP-ribosylarginine hydrolase (The sequence of the model RefSeq protein was modified relative to this genomic sequence to represent the inferred CDS: inserted 1 base in 1 codon; deleted 3 bases in 3 codons); this encodes MKLPSQRYLLQQGLPPSRTTRLLSGVGDALGYRNQLWEYNDSEPAIHQELQELGGLKNITAQLSDWPVSDDTVLHLATAEALATGKEGEELLQDVAARYVEGMKDMEGRKPGPSSILGVSQLRPGTEGGFRVPYSPDGTGCGAAMRSMCIGLRYPCPEQLSTLVAIAVETGRMTHPHPTVFLGAVVSALFTSYAVQCRPITTWGLGLVKEACPIAKSFCXNFRALLSGRQRDWGYFTEKWEWYLELRGISERTGPVLWPASCGPAERDEVYKSFSLKGWAGRSGHGAPMIALDALLGAGSDWEELMSREGFHGGDSDSTAVIACCCWGLLHGTEGVLPGNYTHLEYRERLESSAEKLYALSHTGADKYDP